In Tursiops truncatus isolate mTurTru1 chromosome X, mTurTru1.mat.Y, whole genome shotgun sequence, the following proteins share a genomic window:
- the RAP2C gene encoding ras-related protein Rap-2c, with protein sequence MREYKVVVLGSGGVGKSALTVQFVTGTFIEKYDPTIEDFYRKEIEVDSSPSVLEILDTAGTEQFASMRDLYIKNGQGFILVYSLVNQQSFQDIKPMRDQIVRVKRYEKVPLILVGNKVDLEPEREVMSSEGRALAQEWGCPFMETSAKSKSMVDELFAEIVRQMNYSSLPEKQDQCCTTCVVQ encoded by the exons ATGAGGGAATACAAGGTAGTGGTGTTAGGGAGCGGAGGGGTTGGCAAATCTGCCCTGACTGTGCAGTTTGTCACTGGGACTTTCATTGAGAAATATGACCCCACCATTGAAGATTTCTACCGCAAAGAGATCGAAGTGGACTCTTCCCCCTCCGTGCTGGAAATTCTGGACACCGCAGGAACTGAGCAGTTTGCCTCCATGAGAGATCTCTACATCAAAAACGGCCAAGGTTTCATCCTGGTTTATAGTCTGGTTAATCAACAGTCTTTTCAG GATATCAAGCCAATGAGAGATCAGATTGTCAGAGTGAAGAGATATGAAAAAGTCCCACTGATCCTAGTAGGAAATAAAGTGGATCTGGAACCAGAAAGAGAGGTTATGTCTTCAGAAGGCAGAGCTCTGGCTCAAGAATGGGGCTGTCCTTTCATGGAGACATCGGCAAAAAGTAAATCAATGGTGGATGAACTTTTTGCCGAGATCGTCAGGCAAATGAACTATTCTTCCCTGCCCGAGAAGCAAGATCAGTGTTGTACAACTTGCGTTGTCCAGTAA